The Lysobacter helvus nucleotide sequence CCGCTTCGGCCGTGCACTTCGCGGGATCCGGGGCGGGGGCGGCGGCCAGTTCCTTGCGCGCGGCTTCGACATCGGCGACGAACGCGGGATCCGATTGCAGGCGCGCGAAGGTCCCGGCGGCGACCGTGCGGCCCGCGAGGATGTCGCTCTGCCAGTGCGCGTTGCAGACCAGGCGGCTTTCGCCGAACGCGCGTGCACGGGCCAGCAACGCATCGGTGCGCGCGGGTGCGACCTGCACGAGGATCAGGCCCCACGTCCAGCCGATCGCGGTATGCCCCGACGGATACGAGCCATCGTTGCGCAACTGCGCTTCATCGCCGGGCGTGCACGTGGATTCCTTGTAATGCACGAACGGCCGCTCGTGCTGGTAGTGGTCCTTCGCGCGATACGTCGAAAGGCCGGCATCGACCAGCGTGCGTTGCATGAGCAGGTAGAGGCGCGGCGTGGCGGCCGGCGTGATCGTTTTTCCCAGGGCGCAGTCGAACGCGGTGGGCGCGTGGGGGAAATGGAGGTCGGCGTCGGCGGTCGCGAGTGCGCCGCGCGGTGTGCTGCGCAACGTTTGTGCAGTCGCGTGGATCGCTTCGTCCTGCGCGAACGCGGGCGATTTCGGATCGGGTGGCGGCGGCACGAGCGCAAGGCTGTCGGGCAATGCGCGACCGAGGTAACCGGCCGGCACGCCGGGTTTCAACTCGGGCACCGGCGCGACGGCGGCGGGCGGCGGCGTGCGTTCGACGGCACTACCCGCGCACGCCGCGAGCGCGCCGAGCAGCGTGCACGACAGCAGGGCGTGCACCGGACGCACCTGGATGCATGTCTCGACGTGTGTCGTCGCCATGGCGCGGTCTCCTTGCACCCGGCACTGTCCGCCAGGCGCAAGGTCCGCGCGTCCGCAATATTTCGCGGACGCGCTCAGTAGAACTACGGAGCGCCGATGCTCAGCGCTTCGCGCGCTGCTGCTTCACGAACGTCTCGCGCACCGCCT carries:
- a CDS encoding acid phosphatase, whose protein sequence is MATTHVETCIQVRPVHALLSCTLLGALAACAGSAVERTPPPAAVAPVPELKPGVPAGYLGRALPDSLALVPPPPDPKSPAFAQDEAIHATAQTLRSTPRGALATADADLHFPHAPTAFDCALGKTITPAATPRLYLLMQRTLVDAGLSTYRAKDHYQHERPFVHYKESTCTPGDEAQLRNDGSYPSGHTAIGWTWGLILVQVAPARTDALLARARAFGESRLVCNAHWQSDILAGRTVAAGTFARLQSDPAFVADVEAARKELAAAPAPDPAKCTAEAARLAPITGTL